The Juglans microcarpa x Juglans regia isolate MS1-56 chromosome 8D, Jm3101_v1.0, whole genome shotgun sequence genomic sequence CTCCATCTCTCTACCGTGAGCACATGGCATCACTGTCGTCATCGAACCTCCCCTCACGGACTTACGGCCTCTCCTCACTCTCGTCTCTCGTCTCCGCCTCTCTAGTCTCTGCCTCTACTTTGCCCCTCTCGTCTCCGTCTCTCTACCTCACTCTCCGTCTCTCTACCTCCCCTCACCGGCCGTCGCACATACCATGAGCTCACGGAATCACTATCGTCGTCGAACCTCCCTGCATGAACTTATGACCTCACCTCACGTCTCTCTTTCTTCGATTCCTCACGGTAATTTCTCTccattatttttgtcatttcacttatttaagttatttgaaattaattcaaGTTATATGAATCATTaggattttgtgattgtgtttgtgttattaggttttgtgattgtgattgtgaaatTACCTGAAAGTGCAGTTTATTGTTGATGGGAAGCTTCTCtaatcccccccccccaatatgCGTGAACTAGAAGTCTGTGTTTGTGTATATGGattaacttttttgaatttatgtgttttagtgtctgtgtgtttgtttatatgtatatgtatgtgtgtgtgtgtcagtgTATTGGAACATTTGAAACTTCCGAAGATAACTGAACATTTGAatttgtgtgtttgtgtgtgtcagtgtgtgtgtgtgtgtgtgtgtgtgtgtgtgatagtGTGTGTATATGGATTGCATTGTAAAACAGATTGTGTGTTTAATATGTGTTTGAGAGTTTGTGTATATGGATTGCATTGTAAAACAGATTGTGTGTTTTATACGTGTATTTGATAGTGTGTGTATATGgattgttttagtaaaaaaccggaaaaccggaccggaccgaacccgAAACATGTAAAACCGAAGAtactggtttaggagggtaatcggttttaaaaaatacaaaactggtacataccggttcggtcctaaattttgtccaaaaccggaccggaccggaccggttacacccctagtctcTGATTTGAAGATTAATTTGGCCAAGTCAGAATTGCTTTCAAATGGTAGAGTTGAGAATATAGCTAATATGGTGGAAATTATTGACTGGCATCTGAGCTCCCTTCAAAGCCAAAGCAATTTACGATAGTATTATAGAGAGGTTGGAGCATTGATTGGTGGGATGGAAACGGTTGTGCTATGATCCAAATCAAATATATACATTAAGATTGTTTAGCATTTCTCACCTTTGTttttacttatccaaaaaagaaattgtCTTGTGGTTAAGGCATACCATTATACGAAACCATAGTCACATAATCTAGTTGTTAGTGTAGACAGAAATAAGAACCTCTTGAATGTTAGCTCTGCCTTTCAATAAAAGTATTTGATATAAACCCATCTTAAGATTAACATACCTCTGACTGACTTCCTGTATTTACATGTTTATCACATCGCGTGCCCCGAAAAAACAATTCTCCTCCAGAAAATTGCTTACCCAAGCACACATTCAAAGTTACTTCTGAGTCATCTACATGAAAACCTACAaggtaaaataatttaaattcagATTCCATATGCTTTGACAGAAAATGAAATCAAGGAAAAGAAGTGTGTCAAAGCTGTTGAATATACAAGGATGATTCATGTACAAGCAAAATCAttgaaaagtttgaaatctCATTATCAGAAACATTAGAGAAAACTGCATGACTTTGTTATCTACCAGACATCAGTCTTGCAGTAATTTCCATTTCTTATTGTTAGAAAATCAATCTTGCATCACACACAATTGTTAATGGAGCAACTCTTTATCGTTTCTTGGATACACATTTCAGAGGCCTTCACTTTTAATGTTATCAGAAGCCTTGATTTTTAAATGGAGCCCAAAACAATTTTGGATGTATATATGGACATTCTCAACAAAGTCCCAAAGTCCTCAATTAAAAATTTCTAACAAGAGTTACAGAAAATTTTACATACTCTCCTTTGGTACTCAAGGGGCAACAACATAAATTACTCAACTCTGAGATTTCTGCGTCAATTTATCAGACTTcatgaaaattagaaaatccTTGTTAAGCCAATAACTGAGCCAAAGTCAAATACTCTTCTCATCATATCCATGTCCACCTATTTTGGGACAAAAGATACGCCTTGCAAGTTCTCAAGCTATGCATTAATTTGACCCAATTTTCAGGCAACTACGGTCCAAGAAATTCAACCGTTTGGGTGAAGAGAGGTGCAAACCTGACTTCCCACATATAGCAGACTATAAAAGTTGTTATTGAAGCTAGGTGCAAATTTCAGTAAtgttaaaattcataaaaagatGTTTTCCCCACCATTAATcgtggggggaaaaaaaaaaaaaaaaaaaaagaaaaaaaaaagaggcataTGGTATATACAGTGGCAGATATAGCAAATCTATTAAACAGCCTAAATAAGTCATTTACAAATGCAGaattaccgatcaaaaaaaaaaaaacaaatgcacttataaaaaaataaaaaaacaaatagagtaCTTCAGTACACATTCAAGAAATACAACGGTATGCACATGCTAAAATTGATATTAGAGCGCTTGTAATAGCTATATTAAGGGCCCATATGATGGTTCAGTTAGCTAATACACAACCTACTTGAGGCTATAAAAACTGGTGACAACATATGCTTGCAGAAGCACTAACGTGAAGAGAAATGCATCATCAAAGCACCTACCCAAGTCAACATCCCTATCTTTACCATATTCAACAACAAACCCATGATGAGAATCCAGAGTTGATCCACCAACTTCAGGAAAGAACACTGCattgattaattttaaaaaacattcaGGCATGGCTTACTGGTACCATCTATtagtaaataaatgaaattgacATCTACACTGCAAGCAAACACCTATCACCTTTAGACATGGGACGAATAAAACCCTCCATAAGCTTGTCAAGCATGGTTTCAAGACCAAAATCATCTAGAACAGCTccaaatttattcattgtatttGGTCGCATGATTCGGAATTTCGTTTCATTAACCCACTTTTCGAAATTCTCCACCTAAATAGTCAAACCACAACATAAAAGGCTGTAACACATAGACAAGGGGAGGTtaaatatataacatgaaaaatgaccaagaaaaatgaaacaatatACCTCAGCTAACAATAGCTCACAGAAGCGTGGTTGAAGCATTTCAAATGTAAACACACCAGGTGAGGGTTCAGACATCATACTTCTAAAGCTTTCCTCTGTATTATCGCTTATAGCTTTCAGAAATGATGGAACAAAGAACATTGTTGGGTGTATGGTGTACAGCTCTTTATGTAGAGGCTGCATATGCACATATAGCAAGTAAGTCCCCATTcttgcaaaaggaaaataaaagaatgcaGGGGAGATTTGCACtaaattttcatttcacttCCACATTCTAAGCATGAATC encodes the following:
- the LOC121242826 gene encoding 2-oxoglutarate and iron-dependent oxygenase domain-containing protein CP2 isoform X3; protein product: MQPLHKELYTIHPTMFFVPSFLKAISDNTEESFRSMMSEPSPGVFTFEMLQPRFCELLLAEVENFEKWVNETKFRIMRPNTMNKFGAVLDDFGLETMLDKLMEGFIRPMSKVFFPEVGGSTLDSHHGFVVEYGKDRDVDLGFHVDDSEVTLNVCLGKQFSGGELFFRGTRCDKHVNTGSQSEEIFDYSHVPGRAVLHRGRHRHGARATTSGHRINLLLWCRSSVFREMKKYQKDFSSWCGECLREKKERQRLSIAATKSGNPLDIKNTPINPAEPLIIFNFLHALFN